From the Acidovorax sp. NCPPB 3576 genome, the window CCATTGCAGAGCACCATTGCATGGAATGAAGAAGCTGTGCTCCGAACTTCCCCCTGTTCCAGGCTTGCAAAGCACATGGTATTGCGCTGTTGTTCTTCGAGAAGTAAAAACGCGGCGCCGGCGACTGGAGTCGCATCCTTCTTGTAGAACTCCTGAAGTATGGCAGCCCCCGCTATGCTGAAGAACATGCATGCATGGGCCGTATTGGCATCGACACTGTCGAGCACAGACCTGATGACGTTGTGGATGCGCAAGTAATCCAGCAGGGGGATGAGTGGCTTTGCTTTCATCGGGTCCAGTTCAGATCGAGTGTGCCGATATGGTTAACAATGCTTTCTATTGGGCATAGCTCAAGCCCGAGCCCAAGCCAGCTTATGCAACAAAGCATCCACTGTTGACGCACAAATAACTGGCGTCCTTTCCATTCAGATGTTCGTGGGCTATATTCCGCTGTCAGGGACGAAATGCATGGACCGACCCGTCACCAAACCAAGTATGCAAGGTCGCGATTCCTTGATCCGTAAGCTCTTGAGTGAAAAGCAATGCTAGGCGCGTGGTGGGGCGCGAGCAGGCGACATAGAGAAGGTTGCGATATCGTTCGAACGCATCCTGCTTATCTGCGGGGATCTGGCCTGTTTTGGCCCAGTCAAGGTACTGCCCGAAGTTGTACACGTTCCAGCCGCGGCCTAAGACCACTAAGACGTTCTCGAACTGGTCGCCCTTAACACTATGCTTTGTAGCAAATGGCGTGTGGCCATTGATAAATTTGTCGAGCGCAATAACCTCGCTGTAAAAGATGTTCCGCAGCTTCCTTGTTAGCTCGATTCGGCTCGGGACGCTCTCACCATCTAAAGGTACGAACTCTTTTGCCTCCTTCTCACGCATGAGAATTTTTTCAGGCAAACGGATAGAACCTCCGGCGTCGATATGAGCGATGACGTCACCAACTGTTCCTGTTCCCCTTAGCGCCGCAAGTTCGGCCATTGACGCTGACCATTTCAACTTTGCATTGTGCGACTCAAAGCGTGGTGCGGTGCTTCCCAGTAGTTCGAACATCTCACCGTAACGTCTTCGCGAGAACGCATCGCAAGCCGGCTCAAGCTTTTCGACGAAGAACGCGATGTAGTCGTCTTGCTTCTTGATGTACAGATCGGTATATGGGAAAACTTTTGCGAGGTTGGAGTAGCCCTGCTCATTCGCAAGCACGTTGTGCGTCAGCATCAGAATCTTGGTTTTGTCCGCAGCGAAGTCCCAGCCTTCGTTAGCCAGTTTGGCCACCATTGCCTCAAGGAATCGATGGGCCTCCTCAGCGGGGAGATCGCCCTTCCAATGGCCTCCTCCAGTTCCCGGACGACGCTGACCTACCCAGCCGTTAGTGTGAAACGCAACTGCCGAGCCAATGAATTTCACATCGTCCACGGCTTGAGGAAGCGCTGGCCGCATAGCGTTGAGCACGTCGACGATTGCCGTCGCAGACCGGAAGTTCGCTTTTTTACCGATCTCCTTCAGGTCGGGGTCGGCAACGTGACCACAAGTATCTTCGTAGATGCGTTGCCAATGATCACCAAAAAGCCCGACCAAAGGTCCTCCAGGCCGGCCAATGAGGTTCTCCTTGATGGCATCCATGACAGCTTGGTTAGTGTCTTGGTACTCGTCGATGAGTAAATATGGGAATCGATCCGCGAGCACTGCCTGAAACTTCGGTCGAATAAGCAATTTCGCAGCAAGCGACAGAACGTCGTCATGATGAAGCGAGATCGTCGTGTCATTAATTCGTCGATAGCCCAACTCGTATTCCACGCGCTGGCTCGCTACCGCAATCTGGGATTCAGCTATGCGCTCTGGCCAATTGTCCAACGTCGGCACGAGCTGCTTCAGCACACCCTGAAATTGCTTAATGAGCGACCAGCAGAAAGCATGGATGGTGTCCGTTAGGACGATTGGGTTGCCATCAATCCGGCTATTGATCACCGCGGTAGCCGCATTGGTGTAAGTAATGCATGCAATCCGTTGTCCGCGCAGTCGCAGCTTTGCTTCATGCGAGGCGATCAACCCCTTGAGGGTCTCGACTAAGGAATAGGTTTTGCCGGCTCCCGCCCCCGCCTCAAGCAAAAAACTTTCGCCGCCTGCAATGCAGGCAGCGACTTGGGCGTCAGCAGCCTGCGCGGCCAGAAGCGCGGCACTAGGGTTCT encodes:
- a CDS encoding UvrD-helicase domain-containing protein, producing MTEGQNPSAALLAAQAADAQVAACIAGGESFLLEAGAGAGKTYSLVETLKGLIASHEAKLRLRGQRIACITYTNAATAVINSRIDGNPIVLTDTIHAFCWSLIKQFQGVLKQLVPTLDNWPERIAESQIAVASQRVEYELGYRRINDTTISLHHDDVLSLAAKLLIRPKFQAVLADRFPYLLIDEYQDTNQAVMDAIKENLIGRPGGPLVGLFGDHWQRIYEDTCGHVADPDLKEIGKKANFRSATAIVDVLNAMRPALPQAVDDVKFIGSAVAFHTNGWVGQRRPGTGGGHWKGDLPAEEAHRFLEAMVAKLANEGWDFAADKTKILMLTHNVLANEQGYSNLAKVFPYTDLYIKKQDDYIAFFVEKLEPACDAFSRRRYGEMFELLGSTAPRFESHNAKLKWSASMAELAALRGTGTVGDVIAHIDAGGSIRLPEKILMREKEAKEFVPLDGESVPSRIELTRKLRNIFYSEVIALDKFINGHTPFATKHSVKGDQFENVLVVLGRGWNVYNFGQYLDWAKTGQIPADKQDAFERYRNLLYVACSRPTTRLALLFTQELTDQGIATLHTWFGDGSVHAFRP